A single window of Channa argus isolate prfri chromosome 10, Channa argus male v1.0, whole genome shotgun sequence DNA harbors:
- the LOC137133808 gene encoding uncharacterized protein isoform X1, giving the protein MSPCVLVTTLFTLRIAMGWGIPAEGEEVQMLCVGEEFHLPVYSTSRTVIFTPHPDGPKRILLEKTMVKDPRYEWTRDKMLVLNEVTQSDQGLYAIKLLSGFTYETVRLIVSDCIKSFHRNYGDSFEHIIPENGSLLEFSPRGAPPEATPIVLWNQTDPQSGGRRRGRLLRGGKVWVAERVKQTDQGNYTVRDRQGKVLIRSTLTVRGYSFNITRFTKESLNLPLFLPVPHAHLIFTPTRYPNESSLGPFDPKPPRGPVQLIREGQITDYDMRYRGLISLGRNGTINEVVIARLTSRHDGVYEIKDEEGNLVSSTWLQVIEKGGRWRALLKSITVPSCMFVSLAGFFLFMKRYPNCSLSQIMAGLRSNRTPPANPPRVNIQNYSQPISEPCDYYSHSPQAGTPRKWTPRASPSHTGYAPVMVETLRGENQQAHGVTDGSSPSHNSATEVLPHYTINHNTPNEEEKRISYSVPGASDCLHSSEDCVQFQIKKDGDEQRWRKSQEYFSTLPLETDSSGFCSVYTSEKLNFL; this is encoded by the exons ATGTCCCCCTGTGTCCTGGTCACTACGCTTTTTACCCTCCGAATTGCTATGG GTTGGGGCATACCAG CTGAAGGAGAAGAAGTCCAGATGTTGTGTGTCGGGGAGGAATTTCATCTGCCAGTCTACTCGACATCCCGAACAGTGATTTTTACACCCCACCCTGATGGACCAAAGCGCATCCTGCTAGAAAAAACCATG GTAAAGGACCCCAGGTATGAGTGGACCAGAGATAAGATGTTAGTCCTGAATGAAGTGACTCAGAGTGATCAGGGACTGTATGCCATCAAACTGCTGTCTGGATTCACCTATGAGACTGTGCGTCTGATTGTCTCAG ACTGCATTAAATCCTTCCACAGAAACTATGGGGACAGCTTTGAGCATATCATCCCTGAAAATGGCTCCTTACTTGAATTCTCTCCCCGGGGCGCTCCACCTGAGGCCACACCCATTGTACTGTGGAACCAGACCGACCCCCAATCCGGTGGAAGAAGGCGGGGGCGACTGCTACGGGGCGGGAAGGTCTGGGTGGCCGAGAGAGTAAAGCAGACAGACCAAGGCAACTACACCGTGAGAGACCGCCAGGGAAAAGTGCTGATCCGCAGCACCCTCACTGTCCGTG GGTACTCCTTCAATATCACCCGCTTCACCAAGGAGTCTCTAAACCTGCCCCTGTTTCTTCCTGTTCCTCATGCCCACCTCATTTTTACCCCTACTCGATACCCCAATGAATCGTCCCTGGGCCCTTTTGACCCCAAGCCCCCCCGTGGTCCTGTGCAGCTGATCCGTGAAGGCCAAATAACAGACTATGACATGCGATACAGGGGCCTTATCTCCCTGGGCAGGAATGGTACCATCAATGAGGTCGTCATAGCAAGGCTGACCTCAAGACACGATGGGGTGTATGAAATCAAAGACGAGGAAGGCAACCTGGTTTCTTCCACCTGGTTGCAGGTGATCG AAAAAGGTGGCAGATGGCGAGCACTTCTCAAGTCCATCACTGTCCCGTcttgcatgtttgtgtcactGGCTGGTTTCTTCCTGTTCATGAAACGCTACCCGAACTGTAGCCTGTCGCAGATCATGGCTGGCCTCAGGTCAAACCGGACACCACCAGCCAACCCACCAAGAGTTAATATCCAG aACTACAGCCAACCCATCTCTGAGCCTTGTGACTACTACAGTCACTCTCCACAGGCTGGAACGCCAAGAAAATGGACCCCAAGAGCCAGTCCTTCTCATACT ggTTATGCTCCGGTAATGGTAGAAACTCTAAGAGGTGAGAACCAACAGGCACATGGGGTAACGGATGGGAGCTCGCCTAGCCATAATTCAGCCACTGAGGTATTACCACACTACACTATAAAT CACAACACACCTAatgaggaagagaaaaggaTTTCATATTCTGTGCCTGGTGCCTCTGATTGTCTCCACTCCTCTGAGGACTGTGTTCAATTCCAGATCAAGAAAGATGGTGATGAACAAAGATGGAGGAAATCACAAGAATACTTTTCCACACTGCCACTAGAGACAGACAGCTCTGGATTCTGCAGTGTTTACACGTCGGAGAAACTGAACTTCTTATGA
- the LOC137133808 gene encoding uncharacterized protein isoform X4, which translates to MSPCVLVTTLFTLRIAMGWGIPAEGEEVQMLCVGEEFHLPVYSTSRTVIFTPHPDGPKRILLEKTMVKDPRYEWTRDKMLVLNEVTQSDQGLYAIKLLSGFTYETVRLIVSDCIKSFHRNYGDSFEHIIPENGSLLEFSPRGAPPEATPIVLWNQTDPQSGGRRRGRLLRGGKVWVAERVKQTDQGNYTVRDRQGKVLIRSTLTVRGYSFNITRFTKESLNLPLFLPVPHAHLIFTPTRYPNESSLGPFDPKPPRGPVQLIREGQITDYDMRYRGLISLGRNGTINEVVIARLTSRHDGVYEIKDEEGNLVSSTWLQVIEKGGRWRALLKSITVPSCMFVSLAGFFLFMKRYPNCSLSQIMAGLRSNRTPPANPPRVNIQAGTPRKWTPRASPSHTGYAPVMVETLRGENQQAHGVTDGSSPSHNSATEVLPHYTINHNTPNEEEKRISYSVPGASDCLHSSEDCVQFQIKKDGDEQRWRKSQEYFSTLPLETDSSGFCSVYTSEKLNFL; encoded by the exons ATGTCCCCCTGTGTCCTGGTCACTACGCTTTTTACCCTCCGAATTGCTATGG GTTGGGGCATACCAG CTGAAGGAGAAGAAGTCCAGATGTTGTGTGTCGGGGAGGAATTTCATCTGCCAGTCTACTCGACATCCCGAACAGTGATTTTTACACCCCACCCTGATGGACCAAAGCGCATCCTGCTAGAAAAAACCATG GTAAAGGACCCCAGGTATGAGTGGACCAGAGATAAGATGTTAGTCCTGAATGAAGTGACTCAGAGTGATCAGGGACTGTATGCCATCAAACTGCTGTCTGGATTCACCTATGAGACTGTGCGTCTGATTGTCTCAG ACTGCATTAAATCCTTCCACAGAAACTATGGGGACAGCTTTGAGCATATCATCCCTGAAAATGGCTCCTTACTTGAATTCTCTCCCCGGGGCGCTCCACCTGAGGCCACACCCATTGTACTGTGGAACCAGACCGACCCCCAATCCGGTGGAAGAAGGCGGGGGCGACTGCTACGGGGCGGGAAGGTCTGGGTGGCCGAGAGAGTAAAGCAGACAGACCAAGGCAACTACACCGTGAGAGACCGCCAGGGAAAAGTGCTGATCCGCAGCACCCTCACTGTCCGTG GGTACTCCTTCAATATCACCCGCTTCACCAAGGAGTCTCTAAACCTGCCCCTGTTTCTTCCTGTTCCTCATGCCCACCTCATTTTTACCCCTACTCGATACCCCAATGAATCGTCCCTGGGCCCTTTTGACCCCAAGCCCCCCCGTGGTCCTGTGCAGCTGATCCGTGAAGGCCAAATAACAGACTATGACATGCGATACAGGGGCCTTATCTCCCTGGGCAGGAATGGTACCATCAATGAGGTCGTCATAGCAAGGCTGACCTCAAGACACGATGGGGTGTATGAAATCAAAGACGAGGAAGGCAACCTGGTTTCTTCCACCTGGTTGCAGGTGATCG AAAAAGGTGGCAGATGGCGAGCACTTCTCAAGTCCATCACTGTCCCGTcttgcatgtttgtgtcactGGCTGGTTTCTTCCTGTTCATGAAACGCTACCCGAACTGTAGCCTGTCGCAGATCATGGCTGGCCTCAGGTCAAACCGGACACCACCAGCCAACCCACCAAGAGTTAATATCCAG GCTGGAACGCCAAGAAAATGGACCCCAAGAGCCAGTCCTTCTCATACT ggTTATGCTCCGGTAATGGTAGAAACTCTAAGAGGTGAGAACCAACAGGCACATGGGGTAACGGATGGGAGCTCGCCTAGCCATAATTCAGCCACTGAGGTATTACCACACTACACTATAAAT CACAACACACCTAatgaggaagagaaaaggaTTTCATATTCTGTGCCTGGTGCCTCTGATTGTCTCCACTCCTCTGAGGACTGTGTTCAATTCCAGATCAAGAAAGATGGTGATGAACAAAGATGGAGGAAATCACAAGAATACTTTTCCACACTGCCACTAGAGACAGACAGCTCTGGATTCTGCAGTGTTTACACGTCGGAGAAACTGAACTTCTTATGA
- the LOC137133808 gene encoding uncharacterized protein isoform X6 has translation MSPCVLVTTLFTLRIAMGWGIPAEGEEVQMLCVGEEFHLPVYSTSRTVIFTPHPDGPKRILLEKTMVKDPRYEWTRDKMLVLNEVTQSDQGLYAIKLLSGFTYETVRLIVSDCIKSFHRNYGDSFEHIIPENGSLLEFSPRGAPPEATPIVLWNQTDPQSGGRRRGRLLRGGKVWVAERVKQTDQGNYTVRDRQGKVLIRSTLTVRGYSFNITRFTKESLNLPLFLPVPHAHLIFTPTRYPNESSLGPFDPKPPRGPVQLIREGQITDYDMRYRGLISLGRNGTINEVVIARLTSRHDGVYEIKDEEGNLVSSTWLQVIEKGGRWRALLKSITVPSCMFVSLAGFFLFMKRYPNCSLSQIMAGLRSNRTPPANPPRVNIQGYAPVMVETLRGENQQAHGVTDGSSPSHNSATEHNTPNEEEKRISYSVPGASDCLHSSEDCVQFQIKKDGDEQRWRKSQEYFSTLPLETDSSGFCSVYTSEKLNFL, from the exons ATGTCCCCCTGTGTCCTGGTCACTACGCTTTTTACCCTCCGAATTGCTATGG GTTGGGGCATACCAG CTGAAGGAGAAGAAGTCCAGATGTTGTGTGTCGGGGAGGAATTTCATCTGCCAGTCTACTCGACATCCCGAACAGTGATTTTTACACCCCACCCTGATGGACCAAAGCGCATCCTGCTAGAAAAAACCATG GTAAAGGACCCCAGGTATGAGTGGACCAGAGATAAGATGTTAGTCCTGAATGAAGTGACTCAGAGTGATCAGGGACTGTATGCCATCAAACTGCTGTCTGGATTCACCTATGAGACTGTGCGTCTGATTGTCTCAG ACTGCATTAAATCCTTCCACAGAAACTATGGGGACAGCTTTGAGCATATCATCCCTGAAAATGGCTCCTTACTTGAATTCTCTCCCCGGGGCGCTCCACCTGAGGCCACACCCATTGTACTGTGGAACCAGACCGACCCCCAATCCGGTGGAAGAAGGCGGGGGCGACTGCTACGGGGCGGGAAGGTCTGGGTGGCCGAGAGAGTAAAGCAGACAGACCAAGGCAACTACACCGTGAGAGACCGCCAGGGAAAAGTGCTGATCCGCAGCACCCTCACTGTCCGTG GGTACTCCTTCAATATCACCCGCTTCACCAAGGAGTCTCTAAACCTGCCCCTGTTTCTTCCTGTTCCTCATGCCCACCTCATTTTTACCCCTACTCGATACCCCAATGAATCGTCCCTGGGCCCTTTTGACCCCAAGCCCCCCCGTGGTCCTGTGCAGCTGATCCGTGAAGGCCAAATAACAGACTATGACATGCGATACAGGGGCCTTATCTCCCTGGGCAGGAATGGTACCATCAATGAGGTCGTCATAGCAAGGCTGACCTCAAGACACGATGGGGTGTATGAAATCAAAGACGAGGAAGGCAACCTGGTTTCTTCCACCTGGTTGCAGGTGATCG AAAAAGGTGGCAGATGGCGAGCACTTCTCAAGTCCATCACTGTCCCGTcttgcatgtttgtgtcactGGCTGGTTTCTTCCTGTTCATGAAACGCTACCCGAACTGTAGCCTGTCGCAGATCATGGCTGGCCTCAGGTCAAACCGGACACCACCAGCCAACCCACCAAGAGTTAATATCCAG ggTTATGCTCCGGTAATGGTAGAAACTCTAAGAGGTGAGAACCAACAGGCACATGGGGTAACGGATGGGAGCTCGCCTAGCCATAATTCAGCCACTGAG CACAACACACCTAatgaggaagagaaaaggaTTTCATATTCTGTGCCTGGTGCCTCTGATTGTCTCCACTCCTCTGAGGACTGTGTTCAATTCCAGATCAAGAAAGATGGTGATGAACAAAGATGGAGGAAATCACAAGAATACTTTTCCACACTGCCACTAGAGACAGACAGCTCTGGATTCTGCAGTGTTTACACGTCGGAGAAACTGAACTTCTTATGA
- the LOC137133808 gene encoding uncharacterized protein isoform X5, with product MSPCVLVTTLFTLRIAMGWGIPAEGEEVQMLCVGEEFHLPVYSTSRTVIFTPHPDGPKRILLEKTMVKDPRYEWTRDKMLVLNEVTQSDQGLYAIKLLSGFTYETVRLIVSDCIKSFHRNYGDSFEHIIPENGSLLEFSPRGAPPEATPIVLWNQTDPQSGGRRRGRLLRGGKVWVAERVKQTDQGNYTVRDRQGKVLIRSTLTVRGYSFNITRFTKESLNLPLFLPVPHAHLIFTPTRYPNESSLGPFDPKPPRGPVQLIREGQITDYDMRYRGLISLGRNGTINEVVIARLTSRHDGVYEIKDEEGNLVSSTWLQVIEKGGRWRALLKSITVPSCMFVSLAGFFLFMKRYPNCSLSQIMAGLRSNRTPPANPPRVNIQGYAPVMVETLRGENQQAHGVTDGSSPSHNSATEVLPHYTINHNTPNEEEKRISYSVPGASDCLHSSEDCVQFQIKKDGDEQRWRKSQEYFSTLPLETDSSGFCSVYTSEKLNFL from the exons ATGTCCCCCTGTGTCCTGGTCACTACGCTTTTTACCCTCCGAATTGCTATGG GTTGGGGCATACCAG CTGAAGGAGAAGAAGTCCAGATGTTGTGTGTCGGGGAGGAATTTCATCTGCCAGTCTACTCGACATCCCGAACAGTGATTTTTACACCCCACCCTGATGGACCAAAGCGCATCCTGCTAGAAAAAACCATG GTAAAGGACCCCAGGTATGAGTGGACCAGAGATAAGATGTTAGTCCTGAATGAAGTGACTCAGAGTGATCAGGGACTGTATGCCATCAAACTGCTGTCTGGATTCACCTATGAGACTGTGCGTCTGATTGTCTCAG ACTGCATTAAATCCTTCCACAGAAACTATGGGGACAGCTTTGAGCATATCATCCCTGAAAATGGCTCCTTACTTGAATTCTCTCCCCGGGGCGCTCCACCTGAGGCCACACCCATTGTACTGTGGAACCAGACCGACCCCCAATCCGGTGGAAGAAGGCGGGGGCGACTGCTACGGGGCGGGAAGGTCTGGGTGGCCGAGAGAGTAAAGCAGACAGACCAAGGCAACTACACCGTGAGAGACCGCCAGGGAAAAGTGCTGATCCGCAGCACCCTCACTGTCCGTG GGTACTCCTTCAATATCACCCGCTTCACCAAGGAGTCTCTAAACCTGCCCCTGTTTCTTCCTGTTCCTCATGCCCACCTCATTTTTACCCCTACTCGATACCCCAATGAATCGTCCCTGGGCCCTTTTGACCCCAAGCCCCCCCGTGGTCCTGTGCAGCTGATCCGTGAAGGCCAAATAACAGACTATGACATGCGATACAGGGGCCTTATCTCCCTGGGCAGGAATGGTACCATCAATGAGGTCGTCATAGCAAGGCTGACCTCAAGACACGATGGGGTGTATGAAATCAAAGACGAGGAAGGCAACCTGGTTTCTTCCACCTGGTTGCAGGTGATCG AAAAAGGTGGCAGATGGCGAGCACTTCTCAAGTCCATCACTGTCCCGTcttgcatgtttgtgtcactGGCTGGTTTCTTCCTGTTCATGAAACGCTACCCGAACTGTAGCCTGTCGCAGATCATGGCTGGCCTCAGGTCAAACCGGACACCACCAGCCAACCCACCAAGAGTTAATATCCAG ggTTATGCTCCGGTAATGGTAGAAACTCTAAGAGGTGAGAACCAACAGGCACATGGGGTAACGGATGGGAGCTCGCCTAGCCATAATTCAGCCACTGAGGTATTACCACACTACACTATAAAT CACAACACACCTAatgaggaagagaaaaggaTTTCATATTCTGTGCCTGGTGCCTCTGATTGTCTCCACTCCTCTGAGGACTGTGTTCAATTCCAGATCAAGAAAGATGGTGATGAACAAAGATGGAGGAAATCACAAGAATACTTTTCCACACTGCCACTAGAGACAGACAGCTCTGGATTCTGCAGTGTTTACACGTCGGAGAAACTGAACTTCTTATGA
- the LOC137133808 gene encoding uncharacterized protein isoform X2 has product MSPCVLVTTLFTLRIAMAEGEEVQMLCVGEEFHLPVYSTSRTVIFTPHPDGPKRILLEKTMVKDPRYEWTRDKMLVLNEVTQSDQGLYAIKLLSGFTYETVRLIVSDCIKSFHRNYGDSFEHIIPENGSLLEFSPRGAPPEATPIVLWNQTDPQSGGRRRGRLLRGGKVWVAERVKQTDQGNYTVRDRQGKVLIRSTLTVRGYSFNITRFTKESLNLPLFLPVPHAHLIFTPTRYPNESSLGPFDPKPPRGPVQLIREGQITDYDMRYRGLISLGRNGTINEVVIARLTSRHDGVYEIKDEEGNLVSSTWLQVIEKGGRWRALLKSITVPSCMFVSLAGFFLFMKRYPNCSLSQIMAGLRSNRTPPANPPRVNIQNYSQPISEPCDYYSHSPQAGTPRKWTPRASPSHTGYAPVMVETLRGENQQAHGVTDGSSPSHNSATEVLPHYTINHNTPNEEEKRISYSVPGASDCLHSSEDCVQFQIKKDGDEQRWRKSQEYFSTLPLETDSSGFCSVYTSEKLNFL; this is encoded by the exons ATGTCCCCCTGTGTCCTGGTCACTACGCTTTTTACCCTCCGAATTGCTATGG CTGAAGGAGAAGAAGTCCAGATGTTGTGTGTCGGGGAGGAATTTCATCTGCCAGTCTACTCGACATCCCGAACAGTGATTTTTACACCCCACCCTGATGGACCAAAGCGCATCCTGCTAGAAAAAACCATG GTAAAGGACCCCAGGTATGAGTGGACCAGAGATAAGATGTTAGTCCTGAATGAAGTGACTCAGAGTGATCAGGGACTGTATGCCATCAAACTGCTGTCTGGATTCACCTATGAGACTGTGCGTCTGATTGTCTCAG ACTGCATTAAATCCTTCCACAGAAACTATGGGGACAGCTTTGAGCATATCATCCCTGAAAATGGCTCCTTACTTGAATTCTCTCCCCGGGGCGCTCCACCTGAGGCCACACCCATTGTACTGTGGAACCAGACCGACCCCCAATCCGGTGGAAGAAGGCGGGGGCGACTGCTACGGGGCGGGAAGGTCTGGGTGGCCGAGAGAGTAAAGCAGACAGACCAAGGCAACTACACCGTGAGAGACCGCCAGGGAAAAGTGCTGATCCGCAGCACCCTCACTGTCCGTG GGTACTCCTTCAATATCACCCGCTTCACCAAGGAGTCTCTAAACCTGCCCCTGTTTCTTCCTGTTCCTCATGCCCACCTCATTTTTACCCCTACTCGATACCCCAATGAATCGTCCCTGGGCCCTTTTGACCCCAAGCCCCCCCGTGGTCCTGTGCAGCTGATCCGTGAAGGCCAAATAACAGACTATGACATGCGATACAGGGGCCTTATCTCCCTGGGCAGGAATGGTACCATCAATGAGGTCGTCATAGCAAGGCTGACCTCAAGACACGATGGGGTGTATGAAATCAAAGACGAGGAAGGCAACCTGGTTTCTTCCACCTGGTTGCAGGTGATCG AAAAAGGTGGCAGATGGCGAGCACTTCTCAAGTCCATCACTGTCCCGTcttgcatgtttgtgtcactGGCTGGTTTCTTCCTGTTCATGAAACGCTACCCGAACTGTAGCCTGTCGCAGATCATGGCTGGCCTCAGGTCAAACCGGACACCACCAGCCAACCCACCAAGAGTTAATATCCAG aACTACAGCCAACCCATCTCTGAGCCTTGTGACTACTACAGTCACTCTCCACAGGCTGGAACGCCAAGAAAATGGACCCCAAGAGCCAGTCCTTCTCATACT ggTTATGCTCCGGTAATGGTAGAAACTCTAAGAGGTGAGAACCAACAGGCACATGGGGTAACGGATGGGAGCTCGCCTAGCCATAATTCAGCCACTGAGGTATTACCACACTACACTATAAAT CACAACACACCTAatgaggaagagaaaaggaTTTCATATTCTGTGCCTGGTGCCTCTGATTGTCTCCACTCCTCTGAGGACTGTGTTCAATTCCAGATCAAGAAAGATGGTGATGAACAAAGATGGAGGAAATCACAAGAATACTTTTCCACACTGCCACTAGAGACAGACAGCTCTGGATTCTGCAGTGTTTACACGTCGGAGAAACTGAACTTCTTATGA
- the LOC137133808 gene encoding uncharacterized protein isoform X3: MSPCVLVTTLFTLRIAMGWGIPAEGEEVQMLCVGEEFHLPVYSTSRTVIFTPHPDGPKRILLEKTMVKDPRYEWTRDKMLVLNEVTQSDQGLYAIKLLSGFTYETVRLIVSDCIKSFHRNYGDSFEHIIPENGSLLEFSPRGAPPEATPIVLWNQTDPQSGGRRRGRLLRGGKVWVAERVKQTDQGNYTVRDRQGKVLIRSTLTVRGYSFNITRFTKESLNLPLFLPVPHAHLIFTPTRYPNESSLGPFDPKPPRGPVQLIREGQITDYDMRYRGLISLGRNGTINEVVIARLTSRHDGVYEIKDEEGNLVSSTWLQVIEKGGRWRALLKSITVPSCMFVSLAGFFLFMKRYPNCSLSQIMAGLRSNRTPPANPPRVNIQNYSQPISEPCDYYSHSPQAGTPRKWTPRASPSHTGYAPVMVETLRGENQQAHGVTDGSSPSHNSATEHNTPNEEEKRISYSVPGASDCLHSSEDCVQFQIKKDGDEQRWRKSQEYFSTLPLETDSSGFCSVYTSEKLNFL; this comes from the exons ATGTCCCCCTGTGTCCTGGTCACTACGCTTTTTACCCTCCGAATTGCTATGG GTTGGGGCATACCAG CTGAAGGAGAAGAAGTCCAGATGTTGTGTGTCGGGGAGGAATTTCATCTGCCAGTCTACTCGACATCCCGAACAGTGATTTTTACACCCCACCCTGATGGACCAAAGCGCATCCTGCTAGAAAAAACCATG GTAAAGGACCCCAGGTATGAGTGGACCAGAGATAAGATGTTAGTCCTGAATGAAGTGACTCAGAGTGATCAGGGACTGTATGCCATCAAACTGCTGTCTGGATTCACCTATGAGACTGTGCGTCTGATTGTCTCAG ACTGCATTAAATCCTTCCACAGAAACTATGGGGACAGCTTTGAGCATATCATCCCTGAAAATGGCTCCTTACTTGAATTCTCTCCCCGGGGCGCTCCACCTGAGGCCACACCCATTGTACTGTGGAACCAGACCGACCCCCAATCCGGTGGAAGAAGGCGGGGGCGACTGCTACGGGGCGGGAAGGTCTGGGTGGCCGAGAGAGTAAAGCAGACAGACCAAGGCAACTACACCGTGAGAGACCGCCAGGGAAAAGTGCTGATCCGCAGCACCCTCACTGTCCGTG GGTACTCCTTCAATATCACCCGCTTCACCAAGGAGTCTCTAAACCTGCCCCTGTTTCTTCCTGTTCCTCATGCCCACCTCATTTTTACCCCTACTCGATACCCCAATGAATCGTCCCTGGGCCCTTTTGACCCCAAGCCCCCCCGTGGTCCTGTGCAGCTGATCCGTGAAGGCCAAATAACAGACTATGACATGCGATACAGGGGCCTTATCTCCCTGGGCAGGAATGGTACCATCAATGAGGTCGTCATAGCAAGGCTGACCTCAAGACACGATGGGGTGTATGAAATCAAAGACGAGGAAGGCAACCTGGTTTCTTCCACCTGGTTGCAGGTGATCG AAAAAGGTGGCAGATGGCGAGCACTTCTCAAGTCCATCACTGTCCCGTcttgcatgtttgtgtcactGGCTGGTTTCTTCCTGTTCATGAAACGCTACCCGAACTGTAGCCTGTCGCAGATCATGGCTGGCCTCAGGTCAAACCGGACACCACCAGCCAACCCACCAAGAGTTAATATCCAG aACTACAGCCAACCCATCTCTGAGCCTTGTGACTACTACAGTCACTCTCCACAGGCTGGAACGCCAAGAAAATGGACCCCAAGAGCCAGTCCTTCTCATACT ggTTATGCTCCGGTAATGGTAGAAACTCTAAGAGGTGAGAACCAACAGGCACATGGGGTAACGGATGGGAGCTCGCCTAGCCATAATTCAGCCACTGAG CACAACACACCTAatgaggaagagaaaaggaTTTCATATTCTGTGCCTGGTGCCTCTGATTGTCTCCACTCCTCTGAGGACTGTGTTCAATTCCAGATCAAGAAAGATGGTGATGAACAAAGATGGAGGAAATCACAAGAATACTTTTCCACACTGCCACTAGAGACAGACAGCTCTGGATTCTGCAGTGTTTACACGTCGGAGAAACTGAACTTCTTATGA